Below is a window of Vicugna pacos chromosome 20, VicPac4, whole genome shotgun sequence DNA.
ATCATGAACTCCTTCGTCAACGATATCTTCGAGCGGATCGCTGGTGAGGCTTCGCGCCTGGCGCATTACAACAAGCGCTCGACCATCACGTCTCGGGAGATCCAAACAGCTGTGCGCCTGCTGTTGCCCGGGGAACTGGCCAAGCACGCCGTGTCCGAGGGCACCAAGGCCGTCACCAAGTATACCAGTTCCAAGTAAGTGCTTGCAGAAGTACTCTTTAAtccaaaggctcttttcagagccacCCACTTTGTCAAAAAAGAGCTATAACTGCTGCTTCTTAGTGGGGTAACTGCGGTTTTGCCCTACTAAGGGATATACTCCAACAGTGTTGATAGTACAAGCAATCTTAACAGCTAGAGCCAAATTCTACTTTAAAGGTCAActctttaatgtcttttttttttttaagaaaaaaaacacactgcTGTATTGCCATACCCAGAAAACTTTCACATCACATTTTCCGTTTTCCCTAGACTAAAAGTCCAGGTACTCGTTAAACTGTTATAAGTGCGcactcctccccaccctgcctgtTAAAAGTTTCTGGAGATTGGAATTTCTCTGACGGGTAATGAATGGGTTAGAATCAGACAGAGTAGAGACCCTCAGGGAATGATTATTGAAGCTGccctaaggagggggaggagtcTGAGGGATCTTTGAGATGTCCTGGCTGCGTTGAAGAATATGTAGGGGCATTTCCTCGCTGGAACTGAACTCACCCCGGCACTGGGGAAACAACAAAATCATTTGTGGCTGCTGTAGGCCTTTCTGTTGGAGACATTACCTCGAAATTTTCGTGCACAGTTGGAACTTCCTAATTTTGCGTTAGAATTGTTTACCGGTGGTAACAGCCTACCTAAAGTcctttccatttttcctgcatccctGGAATCTGGGCTCCCGTTTCCTGGGTGATTTACCGTTCGAAAATGCTACTAGAAGGATTTGTGAGTGTGGCACTCCGTGGGCTCTAGGAGGGTCAAAAGATTTGAATTTCCCTCCATTCTCAGTCTGGCGCCACCTTGTCACTGACCCGGGGGGCCTCAGTTGGAGAAGTTGTGCTAGTTTTTCTTAAGGAACCCGCGGCTCTACAAATAATCCCAACAGGAAGGGCCTTGGCTGAGGAAGAGGAGTCAGTGGGGCTGGTCTAGGTCCCGGGTTGGAGAGGAAGAGAAGCTGGGAAAAGAGCCAGCAGTTGACTGCgtattaaaagagaagaaaaatattttctctcaatttCTGAGCAGAGTATTGTAGGTGACACACACAACTGTGTGTTTGGATGGATAAAACTTGAAGTAGAATTTCTCAAAGGACagactacttttaaaagaaaatttaatcttTTCCCAGATCCCACACAAATCAGTCGACTGCTATTTTAAGAAGTATTTCCTATCTCAGTATACACAAAATACAGTTGTGAAAGAGAAGCTTGCCTtagaaaccaaaaattttgtttttgagatCATAACCTCTCCCCCCATCcccaggggaaaaaatgttttttggacTCAAGCTGCAGTTTAAAATCCTTAAAGTCCTTATGTTCTCCCCTGGAGGGGTGAGGTCTGGGTAGTAAGACTATCCTCAGCCTCTTCAGAAATATCTCCTGAGGTagggattatttttttcctcatcttgtTCTTCATAACTGTAACTTGCCTGCTTGCTTTTGCCTTCcttacttttctctctctccttaatTCCTGATAGTTGATATTTTACCTTAAAGTATAGCCTCAGTTGAGAAGCCCAAACCAAAACCTGGGCCTCCTAAACTCAAAATTAGGCTGTTTTGACATCTGTACTGATAGCTGGTTGATCTTTAACAGGTGAAtgggaaatttaaaaagagaaaattcagatACCTGTACTTGAGAGAAGCCAGAAGTAAAATTCGTGAAACTCCCCAGTTGATTCTGATGAGACACCAACTTTGCTCATTTAAGTATTTTATGATGGCTGGTTTAGAATACCTAGTAGGccaattctaacatctgtgtcatCTGGGTCTCAATAtgttatttttcacttaaaatggaGATTTTCCCTCTTTAATAGTATGagagtaacttttaaaaaaagaaaaacaacattttGGGTGAGAGTCTCAAtcgtttttaaatttttggtctTAAGAGACTCCTCCCTGTGCCTGGGGTAGAAGGAGGGGCACTGCCTCATTGTTAGGTGGGAGTGGCAGTCCAAGTTTCTCCCCCAACCTCCTTTGACACTGACAAGGAAGAAGTGTCTCCTATTGCTGGGTTGAGGTGGAGGTCCAGGATCCCCACGTGGCCTCTGTAGGAGCAGGAACAAttccccttcttcccttctagTTTCTTTGGCTGGTCTAATTAGTAAATTGATATGACAATGTTGGAGTTCAGGGCAGGCCTTCCCAAGAAGTGCCACGTAGCATGCAGATTACTTCCAGTTGAAAGCCATCAAGGCCCAAGAGATACAGGAGGAAACTCTGACCTTCCCCACTAAAAAGCCTAAAAGAGTTTAGGTAGAGGATCCATTTCAGGAAGGGATTTATCACCACAGATAACTATAGAATAATTTGTACTAAATATTGTTGACAGGGAGTAACTGAGCAAAGACCGTTGATTAAAATTCCTCTCAGAGTGTCACATTCTTTGGCCCatcaaacattttatttacaaaacacttgCTTATTCATCTTCTTAAATTGCCTTCCTACTCTTTGAAGTCCCAagcctctgcccctttctcttagATGGCATACAagcctcatttttttcttatgccCTTCCCCTCTcaaatttgattttctcctgttaatctgtcttatgtcaacttaattcttagaccagctggaaaaacctagaagggtagaatTTTCCCTATCCAACAATTACAAGGGCATACTACTTCACTGCCTAGAACACTTAGGTTCTGGCACTTAGCATGTGTTtagtaaatatatgttgaataaatGCTGAATGTACACCTCATGATTCTCTTGACCCTTATAGTTCACAGTGATTACTCTCCTCCTCCATGTGGCTCTTATAATTATTGCTAAAAACCTTCATTTTTGGAAGCAGGATATGCTCTACTATTTAATCTTTAGGTATacactccttgccctgccctCTACCCAACCCCCCACcaactcttttttaaaagtatagtcTTTGAGATAACATCTGAGATTTCTTTTTACATCTCCATCAGGGGGTTTTGAAACATTTCAAAGGCACTGAATCAATGGGTATTAATGTTTATTGTTGTTGATAGTGAAGATAATAATAAGGAAACTGTATACTGTTCAGAGAAAAAACAATCATGTAAGTCAGACTTCAGAGAAGGTAAAACGAAACAGAAGATGAGCATCATTACTCTCCTGCCAGGTTCCCTAGATCAAAATGTGGTTCTTTGACAGAGTTGGATTGAGAGTACTATTTTCTCACACCCTGTAGTAATATTAATAGTGTTTTATAATATATGCTGTAATCTCATGTTGAATATTTCTATTTAATATGAAGGGgtgctttgttctttcttttcctgagaGTCCTGAGATCCATATACTTACGCTCTGCAAAGTTTTCAGCACTCTAACCACAAGAGGTCCAGTTTAACATGGAGGATGATGGGAGTCTTCTGAAGTAATTAGAATTTTGTGCGGTGGCCCAGTGACATAGATAAGTGAGAAAGGAGCGGGGAGGGTAGGATGGTTGGGAGTGGCACTGGGGAATTATGGCAAAGACTTTTCCAGCAGGAGTTTGGAGTCCTTGGTCCCATTAACTCTGTTACCTTAAGGAACATAAACTTGGGTGTCTGTTTCTCAGTCTCTAAAATAAGGACAGTATTCGCTCTACATACCTCCCAGGTGATCCTGGAAGGCATCATAGGtaagatgaataaaacagaagACTTGATCGTCTCGTTCTTGCCTTCAGTTCTCATTGTTCAGCTAGTTTAAGAAGACTTGGGCCAGGACAAAGAATTatgtctcctctctccctcttttctgtTACAAGAGTTAGAAGGGTCAAAGCAACATCTGTCATAGAAACACCTACCTCTTAAATATCTGTTTAGAAATTATTCTGTGTTTATTCCTTTCCAAAAGTAATAAATCACAATTCCAGTAGCCGAAAATCAGAACAACGAGAACAATCACTCCTGCTTCTGACTGCATTTCTCTATTTAAGGAAACGAAATAGATGCAATTATTACTAAAGGCCCATCAGACTGAGATTGGAACAAACAAAACTCACATTAGAGAGCATTGTATGCAAATGAAGGATGCAGGTTCTGCTTTCCCATTGGTTCTTTGATAATAGCCAATGGGAGAGTTGCACACAGCCTACTTCCAGTTAGTATAAATAGTTCTCTCGCCGTGGGATTCCTTTTATTCTGTTGGTGTGTTTCTCGGAGCTTTGTCTGCTTTTCG
It encodes the following:
- the LOC102540800 gene encoding histone H2B type 1-B-like, which produces MPEPSKSAPAPKKGSKKAITKAQKKDGKKRKRTRKESYSIYVYKVLKQVHPDTGISSKAMGIMNSFVNDIFERIAGEASRLAHYNKRSTITSREIQTAVRLLLPGELAKHAVSEGTKAVTKYTSSK